The genomic DNA CCGGCGGGTCTGCTAAAACACTTGCCGAAGCGGGGATTACCGTTAAGGAAGTGGCTTCGCACACCGGGTTTCCGGAAATGATGGATGGGCGTGTTAAAACACTTCACCCAAAAATACATGGCGGACTGTTGGCGCTTCGCACGAATGATGAACACCAGAAGTCAATGAAAGAGCATGATATCGGTGCCATAGATCTACTGGTTGTTAATCTTTATCCGTTTGAAGACACAGTAGAAAGGGGCGCGGACTTTGCAACATGCATCGAAAATATTGATATTGGCGGTCCGGCTATGATCAGAAGTGCCGCCAAAAACCATGCCTTTGTGACGGTGGTTGTTGAAATTGAAGATTTTGATGACGTCATGGCGTCCATTAAGGAAAATAATGGTGCGACATCCGCGTCACTGCGTAAAAAACTGGCAGCAAAAGCTTTTGCCAGAACCGGTTCTTATGACGCGGCTATTTCAACCTGGTTTGCCGAGCAGCTCGGTGAGACTTACCCGGAACGACTAAATATTACGGCCAAAAGAAAACAGACCCTTCGATATGGGGAAAATCCGCATCAGGACGCGGCTTTTTATGTGACCCGCAGTGCACATCCACGCAATGGAATTGCCACTGCAAGACAACTTCAGGGAAAAGAGCTTAGTTATAATAACCTGAATGATACCGATGCAGCATTTGAACTGGTTAGCGAGTTTGACCCGAAAGAAGGGCCGGCGGTCGCCATTATTAAACACGCAAATCCATGTGGTGTTGCCCGTGGCGATAATTATATTGATGCCTATAACAAAGCTCTCATTTGCGATCAAACCAGTGCCTTTGGCGGCATCATAGCACTGAACGGTAAACTGGATGCAGAAACGGCGCGTGAAATTTCAAAAATCTTCACGGAAGTGGTGATCGCCACGGATGCCGATGAAGATGCTGTTAAAATAATGGCGGAAAAGAAAAACCTGCGCCTTCTTTTAACGGGGGGTATTGCGGACCCGCGAAGCGCAGGACAAACGATCAAATCTGTTGCTGGCGGCTATCTGGTTCAAAGCCGGGATAGTGGGAAAGTTACATTAGACGACTTGAAGGTAGTCACAAAAAGAGCACCGAGCGAGCAGGAATTAAAAGACCTGCTGTTTGCCTTCACTGTCTGTAAGCATGTGAAATCAAACGCGATTATTTATGTTAAAAACGGGGCAACTGTTGGTATTGGTGCTGGTCAGATGAGCCGGGTTGACAGTGCGAAAACCGCAGTCAGAAAATCTATTGATGCCAGTGAAGCGGCCGGGCTACCATATACGATGTCCGAAGGGTCGGTTGTTGCTTCTGACGCATTCTTCCCATTTGCTGATGGCTTGCTGAGTGCGGCGGAAGCCGGGGTTACAGCGGTCATCCAGCCTGGTGGTTCAATCAGAGACGACGAAATAATCGCCGCGGCTGATGAAAAGGGACTTGCCATGGTCTTTACCGGAATGCGACATTTCCGCCATTAAGCTTGAACAATTGATCATTTTAAAAGGGCCCGTTTTACGGGCCTTTTTTATGACGAGCAGCTGATTTGCAGATGTTGGCCCCAAGGCGGCGTTTCGGCGGCATAGGAGTCAAACTCGGGCTGTTCAGAATAAGGGTTTTTGAGCACATTATAAAGCCGCGCAAGTTCGCTGTGATCACCATTTTCTGAATTTTGTATGGCTACCTGGGCAAGATAATTTCTCAATATATATTTGGGATTTATTTTTTTCATCAATTCATGACGGGCCTTGTCATTAAGGCTTTCAAGCGTTAGACGTTCGTTATAGCGTTTAAACCATGGCGCAAAATCATTGGCACAACTTTTTATTATGCATATTGTGCCGATATCTTCATGTAGGTGATACTGGCTTAACGATCTGAAAAATATAGTGTAATCAATGCCATATCCTTCCATTAGATCAAGAAGGTCTTCATAAAGTTCTTTATCGCCATTAATGTTTTCCATCAGGCCAAGCTTACGGCACATAAGAGTATGATAGGTTTTTATAAAGTTGTCCTGATAGGCCTTAAGCATATTTTTTGCAGCATCGGATGTTATTAGGGAGGAAAGGGCCTGCGCCAGAGCCTGACAGTTCCAGTGGCCGATAAGCGGTTGTCGGTTAAAGGCATATCGTCCCCGATCATCGGAATGATTACAAATATAATAGGGGTCAAATTTTTCCATAAAACCATATGGACCATAATCAAATGTCTGGCCGATGATAGACATATTGTCCGTATTCATGACGCCATGGGCAAAGCCGAAGGCCTGCCACTGCGCGATTAATGATCCTGTTTTTTCTGCAACAGTAATTACTAAATCATCATATTTGGTTTCATTCTGTGCGATCAGTGGAAAATGATTTTCAAGGGTATAATCGCAAAGTTGTCTTAGTTCATCAATTTGTTCGGTATAGGCAAAATATTCAAAGGAACCAAAGCGTATATGACTTTCACTAAAGCGCATCAGCATGGACGCATTTTCAATGGTTTCACGCTGAACAGGTTCATTACTGGTGGTCACAGCTAGAGCCCGGGTAGATGGGATGCCCAAATGATGCAGCGCTTCGCTGGCCAGAAATTCACGAATACAGGATCTGAGCACCGCACGACCATCACCCATTCTTGAAAAAGGGGTTTTTCCGGCTCCCTTTAAATGCAGATCAATAAGTGTGCCTTCTTTATTTCTGATTTGACCGATAAGGATACCCCGTCCGTCACCAAGCTGTGGGCTATAGCCGCCGAACTGATGTCCGGCATAAACCATCGCCAGAGGGGCCGCGCCTTCAGGCAAGGCATTTCCACTGAAGAATGACAATAGATCATCCAGACTATATTGGCTCAATCCCAGCGATTCTAGGGCATCGTCATTGAAAATAACAGCTTTTGGATCTGGAAGCGGATCAGGATAAAGTGACGCATAGAATCTTTCACCAAGAGCGTCATAACGATTATCGAAAATGAGGGTCATTAAGGCTCCTTATTACAGGGTGGAAATTTCCACCCTGTAATAAGAGTATAGTAAAGACATAAACTAATCCACTACAACATTACGGATTTGACGGGCAGCAAAGCCCATTTTTGTAACATTCAGTAGGCCGGAATTTTGGAAATCCTGAAGCAGTTTCTTAACCCGGATTGTAGATGATTGATTATCGCTCAGCCATTTTTTGGCAGCATTCATACAATCAACGTCACGGCAACCCTGCAGGGCATTTCGGGTTAGAATTTTCTGCTGATCCTGTAGATCACCAAGAATACTGTTAACAGCTAACCTATCCCAATGGTCCGAAGTCTCAACCATTTCCGCTTGGCTTCTGAGCCATTCAAAGCCAAGTTCTTCACCAAACATAAAGTAAACAGAAGCAATTTGTGTGACATCAACATCCAGCTCTTTTGCGACCTGAACCAGATCACAGGCAGCTGTTTTAATATCAAGGCTTGCAATATGTTGTGCAAGGGCAATATCAACATTCTGTTCCGTATACATATTACGCTTGCTGGCAAAGCTTTCATCAGAAACGGTTTCAGAAACAGTGTCCATCATAAAGAGTTCAGTAATACCAGGTTTATAATTATCAATAATTTTCTGGATTGGTTGTTTACTGTCCGTATTATTCAGGAACCAGATTGTTTGTCTGCGGGCGAATTCCTCCACATCCATCAGCATCAGGATCTGAATTGTCGCGGGCACAACATAGTCCAGCTTTTCTATCTGATCCCATAGGGTATCTAGCTCAAACACCTCACTGGTAATTATCGCGGCTCTGGCAATTTCCGCTCCGCTGGCACCGGTTTCTTCCTTAATCGCCTGAATGCCGCCACGGTTGACAATTTCATTGCAGATCACTTTAGCAATAATTTGCCGTCTGAGCTGATGATTGCCCATTTCTGATTTATATTTTTTGCTCAGCCTTTTCGGGAATGATTTGCACAGGAATTTTTCAAGATACGGATCATCAAGAAATTTACTTTCCATTAAGCTGTCATATAAGGACATTTTGGCATAAGCAATAAGGACTGAATTTTCAGGACGTGTAAGACCCAATGATTTTTCATTTCTTTCTGCCAGTTCTTCATCATTCGGAAGAAATTCCAGTTCACGGTCAAGATTTGCTGATTTTTCAAGCTCATCCAGATAACGTTCGAAACTATCGAGCTGGCGCACACTGCTATATTTGGCAAGACTGATGGCCTGTGTTTGAAGGTAATTGTCACGAAGCACCAATTCAGCGACATCGTCGGTCATTTCCTCAAGCAGCTCATCACGTTGCTTTTTGGTCATTTTCCCTTCAGCAACAATGCTGTTCAGCAGGATTTTTATATTGACCTCGTTGTCTGAGCAGTCAACACCTGCGGAATTGTCAACCGCATCGGTATTCATCATACCGCCGTTAAGACAGAACTCTATCCTGCCAAGCTGCGTACAACCAAGATTTCCGCCTTCACCAATTACTTTACAGTTCAGATCCTTGCCATTAATGCGAATAGCATCATTGGCACGGTCGCCCACGGCAGCGTTACTTTCATTGGTGGATTTTACATATGTACCGATGCCGCCGAACCATAATAAATCGACATGGGACTTTAATATTGCCCGGATCAGTTCATTCGGGGCAGCGGAATTGACATCTTCGGCAAATCCGAGCAATGATTTAATTTGCGGTGTAAGATCAATAGATTTCAGTTTACGGCTGAAGACACCACCGCCGGCAGAGATTAGTTTTTTATTATAATCTTCCCAGCTTGAACGAGGCAGATTGAACATCCGCTTTCTTTCAGCATATGATTTTGCAGGATCTGGATCTGGATCAATGAATATGTCTCTGTGATCAAATGCAGCAACCAGCTTTACCGCTTCTGAACAGAGAAGGCCATTACCGAACACATCTCCTGACATGTCGCCAATGCCGGCAACAGTAATATTGTCTTTTTGAACGTCAATGCCCTGTTCGCGGAAATGGCGCTGAACACTGACCCAGGCACCGCGCGCGGTAATACCCATTTTTTTGTGGTCGTAACCGACAGAACCGCCGGAAGCAAAAGCATCATCGAGCCAGAAACCGTAATCCTGGGCAATACCGTTGGCTATATCTGAAAATGTTGCAGTTCCCTTATCGGCCGCAACAACCAGATATGGATCATCCCCATCAGCGCGGACAACATCCCGTGGAGGAATGACATTTCCTTCTTTGAGGTTATCGGTAATATCAAGAAGGCCGGATATAAATGATTTATAGCAGGCGATGCCTTCTTCCAGAGTTTCTTCCCGAGTTGGGTTTATCGGCATCTGCTTTGGTACAAACCCGCCTTTAGCGCCAACAGGAACGATAACGGTATTTTTAACCTGCTGCGCTTTCACGAGGCCCAGAATTTCAGTACGGTAATCTTCCCGACGATCAGACCAGCGTAATCCACCCCTTGCGACAGGCCCGGATCTTAAATGAACACCTTCAAAGCGTGGGGAATATACAAAGATTTCTGCAAAAGGTCTCGGTTTAGGGGCTTCCTCTACATCACGGCTTTTAATTTTGATGGAAATATAGGGCTTCCCTTTTCCTTCATCATCGGCCTGGTAGAAGTTTGTTCTTAAAGAACAGGAAATAACATTCATATAATTTCTGAGCATCCGGTCCTGATCAAGGCTTTCCACATTCGTAAGCAGAGACTTGATTTTGGTAATTTGCTCTTTGGCTTCATTAAGCCTGTCATAATCGTCTGCAACATCAAGGCGGAATTTAATTTCGAAAAGCTCAGTTAATAATTTTGAAATATCCACATGCTGGGTCAAAGTATCCTGCATATAGGTTTCACTATAGGAACTGCCAAGCTGGCGCAGATATTTACTGTAAATTCTTAATATCAGCGCCTGCTTATATGTCATTCCGGCCCTGAAAACCAGTTTGTTAAAGCCATCATTATCGACTTTTCCTGTCCAGATGGCTATCAGAGCATCTTCCATTCGCGCTTTAAGCTCACCAAGATCAAAAGCTTTTCCGGCGGGGTCTTCCAGATAGAAATCATGAATGCTATGGACAATTTTATCTTCACCTTTACTGGTGACCACTTCGAAAGCATATTCTTCAATAACGCGAAGGCCTAAATTTTCAAGCATTGGAAGACAGTCGCTCAGGGCGATGGTATTCTGACTAGTATAAATTTTTAGCCGGATAACATTCTCGGCATCTTGAGGATCACGATAAAAGTTAAAAGCAATGTTGTTGCACAGCGGCAATTGCTCAAGCTTATCAACATCAATGACAGCGAAGCGTGGATCAAAATTTTCCTGATAGGCAGAATTAAATGACTTATTATACTTTCTGAAAAGCTGGGTGGCTTTTTCCTCGCCCCAGCGGTCAACCAAAACCTCATGAAAATAATCAGACCAGCTCTGCGCGACCTTAGAAATTCGTCTGTTTATATTATCAGTATCTGGATTTGGAACCTGTCCGGGTTTGGTTCTGATAATAAAATGCCAGCGGGCAATGCGGTCATTGCTGAGCTGGGCATAACGGGATGATAATTCACCGTTGAATGAATCACAGAGAATTTTTTCAATTTTTGTTCTTAAGATAGAATTGTAAAGATCACGTGGCACAAAAACGAGTGCTGATACAAAGCGTTCAAATTTATCTTTACGCAAAAAAGCACGACATTGCGGGCGTAAATTTAAATGAAGAATACCGATAGATGTCTGGAACAGTGTTTCTACATCAATCTGGAACAGTTCATCACGTGGTAGCGTTTCCAGAATATGAAAAAGGGCTTTTCCGTCATGGCTGTTGTAATCAAAGCCGGACCGCTCGACAACAGAACGGACTTTGCGCTCAAGATAGGGAATATATTGTGCCTGTTGATTATAACTGTCGGAAGTGAATAGCCCTACAAAGCGCGTTTCACGG from Emcibacteraceae bacterium includes the following:
- the purH gene encoding bifunctional phosphoribosylaminoimidazolecarboxamide formyltransferase/IMP cyclohydrolase, which produces MTDLTSKPIKRALLSVSDKTGLVKLGQFLSDQGIEILSTGGSAKTLAEAGITVKEVASHTGFPEMMDGRVKTLHPKIHGGLLALRTNDEHQKSMKEHDIGAIDLLVVNLYPFEDTVERGADFATCIENIDIGGPAMIRSAAKNHAFVTVVVEIEDFDDVMASIKENNGATSASLRKKLAAKAFARTGSYDAAISTWFAEQLGETYPERLNITAKRKQTLRYGENPHQDAAFYVTRSAHPRNGIATARQLQGKELSYNNLNDTDAAFELVSEFDPKEGPAVAIIKHANPCGVARGDNYIDAYNKALICDQTSAFGGIIALNGKLDAETAREISKIFTEVVIATDADEDAVKIMAEKKNLRLLLTGGIADPRSAGQTIKSVAGGYLVQSRDSGKVTLDDLKVVTKRAPSEQELKDLLFAFTVCKHVKSNAIIYVKNGATVGIGAGQMSRVDSAKTAVRKSIDASEAAGLPYTMSEGSVVASDAFFPFADGLLSAAEAGVTAVIQPGGSIRDDEIIAAADEKGLAMVFTGMRHFRH
- a CDS encoding YdiU family protein is translated as MTLIFDNRYDALGERFYASLYPDPLPDPKAVIFNDDALESLGLSQYSLDDLLSFFSGNALPEGAAPLAMVYAGHQFGGYSPQLGDGRGILIGQIRNKEGTLIDLHLKGAGKTPFSRMGDGRAVLRSCIREFLASEALHHLGIPSTRALAVTTSNEPVQRETIENASMLMRFSESHIRFGSFEYFAYTEQIDELRQLCDYTLENHFPLIAQNETKYDDLVITVAEKTGSLIAQWQAFGFAHGVMNTDNMSIIGQTFDYGPYGFMEKFDPYYICNHSDDRGRYAFNRQPLIGHWNCQALAQALSSLITSDAAKNMLKAYQDNFIKTYHTLMCRKLGLMENINGDKELYEDLLDLMEGYGIDYTIFFRSLSQYHLHEDIGTICIIKSCANDFAPWFKRYNERLTLESLNDKARHELMKKINPKYILRNYLAQVAIQNSENGDHSELARLYNVLKNPYSEQPEFDSYAAETPPWGQHLQISCSS
- a CDS encoding NAD-glutamate dehydrogenase, which encodes MSSWSQKEVRLDTIIDYTKETMKSPLGKEFLDFVSEFYKNASPEDLSLRLNELYAIALSNWKFISDFNEVGSKIRIFNPTLEEHGWTSSHTIIQILTRDMPFLIDSITSNLLEDGNTLHMLIHPVLEISRDKDGKLVEKGGKKRAESVMHIEITAMSNQQELKQLEEKLKQVTDFIHAAVEDWKPILKKVEETSENLNLAPKSVSKEEIKESQAFLKWLTENNFTLLGYREYDHNNKKTPTSGEGFGILRDPKVNVLRGPEGLVAISPEITDFMDSDQIMYITKANVKSMVHRVVHLDYIGFKKFDKKGKVIRETRFVGLFTSDSYNQQAQYIPYLERKVRSVVERSGFDYNSHDGKALFHILETLPRDELFQIDVETLFQTSIGILHLNLRPQCRAFLRKDKFERFVSALVFVPRDLYNSILRTKIEKILCDSFNGELSSRYAQLSNDRIARWHFIIRTKPGQVPNPDTDNINRRISKVAQSWSDYFHEVLVDRWGEEKATQLFRKYNKSFNSAYQENFDPRFAVIDVDKLEQLPLCNNIAFNFYRDPQDAENVIRLKIYTSQNTIALSDCLPMLENLGLRVIEEYAFEVVTSKGEDKIVHSIHDFYLEDPAGKAFDLGELKARMEDALIAIWTGKVDNDGFNKLVFRAGMTYKQALILRIYSKYLRQLGSSYSETYMQDTLTQHVDISKLLTELFEIKFRLDVADDYDRLNEAKEQITKIKSLLTNVESLDQDRMLRNYMNVISCSLRTNFYQADDEGKGKPYISIKIKSRDVEEAPKPRPFAEIFVYSPRFEGVHLRSGPVARGGLRWSDRREDYRTEILGLVKAQQVKNTVIVPVGAKGGFVPKQMPINPTREETLEEGIACYKSFISGLLDITDNLKEGNVIPPRDVVRADGDDPYLVVAADKGTATFSDIANGIAQDYGFWLDDAFASGGSVGYDHKKMGITARGAWVSVQRHFREQGIDVQKDNITVAGIGDMSGDVFGNGLLCSEAVKLVAAFDHRDIFIDPDPDPAKSYAERKRMFNLPRSSWEDYNKKLISAGGGVFSRKLKSIDLTPQIKSLLGFAEDVNSAAPNELIRAILKSHVDLLWFGGIGTYVKSTNESNAAVGDRANDAIRINGKDLNCKVIGEGGNLGCTQLGRIEFCLNGGMMNTDAVDNSAGVDCSDNEVNIKILLNSIVAEGKMTKKQRDELLEEMTDDVAELVLRDNYLQTQAISLAKYSSVRQLDSFERYLDELEKSANLDRELEFLPNDEELAERNEKSLGLTRPENSVLIAYAKMSLYDSLMESKFLDDPYLEKFLCKSFPKRLSKKYKSEMGNHQLRRQIIAKVICNEIVNRGGIQAIKEETGASGAEIARAAIITSEVFELDTLWDQIEKLDYVVPATIQILMLMDVEEFARRQTIWFLNNTDSKQPIQKIIDNYKPGITELFMMDTVSETVSDESFASKRNMYTEQNVDIALAQHIASLDIKTAACDLVQVAKELDVDVTQIASVYFMFGEELGFEWLRSQAEMVETSDHWDRLAVNSILGDLQDQQKILTRNALQGCRDVDCMNAAKKWLSDNQSSTIRVKKLLQDFQNSGLLNVTKMGFAARQIRNVVVD